Genomic DNA from Chitinivorax sp. B:
TGGAAAACCATTCTGATCAGCATAGTTGACGCGCATCATCTTGCCACTGGGCAGCTTGATGCGGCCTGAACCTTGTATTTGCAAAAAAAAGGCCTCAACGGCATCGTCTACCCAGGCGATTTCCTTACCGTGTAAACGTGCTCGCCCATTTTCAATCTGTTCTCGTGAGTAATATGGCACCACTTTGCGGCCTTCGATGCGGCCACGTAAGCGCATGCCCTTCAATTCGGGATAGACTTCGCTCAGATCGATCACCATCAAGTCATCCGGTACGCCATATAGCGGAAACTGATATTTGCCTGCCTTCACCTCACTACCATTCAACAAGGGCTCATAGTAGCCAGTGATCAAACCTTCCGTCCCCCCATCCGCGTTGGCAACACGCATAGGTACGAATCGGCTTTCATAAAAACGCCGCATGGCCGGACCATCACGCCGATCCACCAATTTGGCTGCCTCACACACCTCGGCCCATCCGGCACGTTTACTGATTGCCCGACAGGATTGCATGAATGCCTCAAAACTGGGTGCCAGGAAGTCCCCCGGCCAACCCGCCATATCATTCCAACTGACACGCTGCAATGTTGGAGTCGGCGTAGTGGGTTCCGGTTTTGTTTCGGGTTTTGGCTCAATTTGTGGACAGGGGCAAAGTGGTTGCGTCTGGGTTTGTGGCAAGGAAGCCGGTGGTATTGGGGGCAACGCCTTATCAGGTCGTTGTACAGGCTCTACTGCCGCACACCCGACCAAGCCAACCACAACCATCGTCATCCACCACCTGCGCCACATACTCACTCCACCCTTGTATTGAAGAAAACGTCTGATTCGAACTTTGTTGGATCACTGCATGTCGATCCAATCCCGCGCCAATCGATGGAAACTTGCATTTCACATAAGTTCCAAAATATGGCGGCTTTCAACCTCAACCATGCACACCAGTAGAAGTTGCCATACGCCAATTTATTGCGTAGTTCAAAACAAACACGCCGCTCAAGAGCGGCGTGTCGTGATGATGGATGCCAGCGGGGACTGAGTTTACATCGAAATACTGCCGCTGACCTCGATCGCAGCACCGTTAATGTAACTTGCTTCATCCGATGCCAGGAAAGCATAGACGTTGGCGATTTCTTCGGGCTTGCCTAAACGACGCAACGCAACACGTTCTTCCATCGCCGCAATGACCTTTTCCGGCATGGAACTGAGAATGCTGGTAGCGATGAAACCTGGACACACTGCATTCACTCGTACACCTTTTGGTCCCAACTCTTTCGCCCAGGTTTTGGTAAAACCAATCACACCGAATTTTGCTGCAGCATAATTGGTCTGGCCAAAATTGCCATACAATCCCACTACCGACGATGCATTCAGGATGACACCATTTCCCTGTTCCACCAGAATGTCCACCACCGCACGTGCACAGTTATAGACACCTTTCAGATTGATGTCGATGACACGATCAAACTGTTCATCCGTCATCTTTTGCAGGCGGGCATCTGCCACGATACCTGCATTGTTCACCAAGGTGTCGACACGACCATGTTTCTCCTTCACTGCAGCCACCATGTCGGCAATCTGTTGACGATCAGTCACGTTGACCACATGCCCTTCAGCCTTACCACCTGCAGCACGGATCTCCTCAACCACGCCTGCAACCGCATCCAGATTCAGATCGCATACGATCACTGTCGCCCCTTCTGCGGCAAACTTCAACGCGGTGGCTTTACCAATGCCATTGGCTGCACCGGTAATGATCGAAATTTTCCCATTGAGTCTCATTGTATTCTTCCCTCAAAAAGCCGTTCCACACTGGCGCGCACCACAAAAACTGCATCAGTGGCACCGTTGGGAATCCACTGACCCGGGCATCGACGCCTCCAGTCATCTTGCTGCATTGCAGCTATTTGGCATGGCGCAAAGCAGCGCTATGGTGGTCGGCTACGCTGACGCGAGTCGGGTATTGTTATGTGCTGAGTATTCTGCTTTGCGATGTACTACCGTTCTTGGCAGCACGGCACCGGTTCGTGATTATTTTTCCGGGTCATGCATTCTGGATAGTAGCTTTTGAATTATATCGCAATGCAAAATAAACCCCTACACAATATCCGAACATACAAATAGGAAAAGGCCGCGAACGCGGCCTTTTTTCACTGCTTGCAATGCAATATCAGGTGCAATGCCTCATTTGAGTTTTACTCAATACCCTGACTGGATAGATATTCTTCATATCCACCTGTGTAATGAACGAAGTTGCCATCACCTTTGAGTTCCAGCACCTGCGTTGCCAGTGACGACACGAACTGACGGTCATGCGATACGAAAATCAACGTACCCTTGTACATATCCAGTGCCAAGTTCAGCGATTCAATGGACTCCATATCCATGTGGTTGGTCGGCTCATCCATCACCAAAACATTGGTGCGTTCCAGCATCAATTTACCGTATAACATGCGGCCCTTCTCCCCACCGGACAACACCCGCACACATTTCTTCACATCATCGCCAGAGAACAACAAACGGCCCAGAATACCGCGAATAACCTGATCATCGTCACCAGATTGCCCCCATTGCTTCATCCAATCGAATACATTGAGGTCCGTATCGAAATCAGCTGCGTGATCTTGTGCAAAATAACCGATTTGTGCCTTTTCCGCCCATTTGACCATTCCGTGCTTAGGCGCCAGTTCACCGACCAAGGTACGAACGAAGGTCGTCTTACCCACGCCGTTCCCACCGATGACAGCCAGCTTCTGACCGGCTTCCAGAATCAGGTTCAGATTGTTGAACAGCACAGTGTCAAAGCCATTGCTGACACTATCCATTTCAAAAGCCTGACGATGTAACTTCTGCTTGTCTTCCAGCTCGAAACGAATGAAGGGGTTTTGTCGACTTGAGGGCTTCACCTCCACCATTTCAGACTTGATCTTGTCCGCCAGCTTCAAACGCGACGTCGCTTGACGTGCCTTGGACTTGTTAGCCGCAAAACGGGCCGCAAATGCATTCAGCTCAGCAATTCGTTCCTTGGCGCGGGCATTAGCGGAAACCTGCCGATCGCGTGCTTGCATGCTCGCTTCCATATAATCGTCGTAGTTACCCGGGTAGACACGGATCGTGTTGTAGTCCAGATCCGCAATGTGGGTACACACTTCGTTCAGGAAGTGACGATCGTGTGAGATGATGACAATTGTCGACTCACGCTCGTTTAACACGTGCTCCAGCCAGCGAATAGTATTGATATCCAGGTTGTTGGTCGGCTCATCCAGCAAAAGTACGTCTGGATTGGAGAACAAGGCCTGTGCAAGCAATACACGTAACTTCCAGCCAGGTGCGACTTCACTCATCGGACCAAAGTGCTGTTCAACCGGAATGCCAGCCCCGAGCAATAAACTGCCGGCACGTGCCTCCGCATCGTAACCGCCCATTTCACCAAACTTCACTTCCAGTTCGGCGGCACGCATGTAGTCTTCTTCTGTTGCATCAGGATTGGCGTAGATCGCGTCCTTTTCTTGCATGGTGCTCCAGAGTTCGTCATGGCCTTGCAATACCACATCAATCACACGCTGATCCTCATAGGCAAATTGATCCTGCTTCAACTTGCCCAAACGCACGCCCGGGTCCAGCGACACGTTGCCAGCGGTCGATTCCAGATCGCCCCCCATGATCTTCATGAAAGTCGATTTGCCGCAGCCATTGGCACCGATCAAACCATAGCGGTTACCGTCGCCAAATTTGATGGATACGTTTTCGAACAGCGGCTTCGCGCCAAATTGCATGGTAATGTTGGAGGTGGTGATCACGTCGTTTAACCTGTTCCTGTATTATTCGGCAGCCCTAGCACGGCCGCCAGCATTTACGCAAACTACTGATTTTACCATAGCATTCCGCTAACTTCCGCCCTTGACTCCCGTATCAGATCAATGCCCGCGCATACTCCACGCTCAAGCATGAATCGGGTAAACTACCTCTTTTTGTGTAACCGGTAGGATCAACCATGCTTAAAGGTAGTTTGGTCGCCATCGTCACCCCGATGCTTGAGGACGGCAGCCTGGATTTTGACGGCTTGCGGCGCTTGATCGACTTTCATGTCGAACAAGGCAGTGACGGCCTGGTCGTCGTCGGTACCACTGGAGAATCACCCACGGTCTCGGTCGAAGAGCATGTCGAGCTGATCCGCGTCACCGTTGAACACACTGCCGGACGCCTGCCGGTAATCGCGGGTACTGGTGCCAACTCTACTCGCGAAGCCATTGAACTCGCCAGTGAAGCCAAGCGCGTCGGCGCAAATATGTCCTTGTCTGTTGTCCCCTACTACAACAGACCAACACAAGAAGGCCTTTATCTGCATTTCAAAACCATTGCCGAAGCGGTGGATATCCCAGTCATTCTGTACAACGTGCCTGGCCGGACAGTTGCTGACATGAACAACGACACCACGCTACGTCTGGCACAAATTCCAAATATTGTCGGTATTAAAGATGCTACCGGCAATCTGGAGCGCTGTACTGATCTGGTCAAACGTGCCCCTACCAATTTCGCCCTGTATACCGGCGACGATGGTACGGCATTGGCCTTCATGTTGCTGGGTGGCCATGGTGTCATTACCGTTACTGGCAATGTCGCTCCCAAATTGATGCATGAGCTTTGCGAAAAAGCACTGGCAGGTGATATTGCCGGTGCCCGCACCATCAATGATCGCCTACAAGGGTTACACAAGCATTTGTTTGTTGAAGCCAACCCAATCCCGGTCAAGTGGGCAGCACAGCAGATGGGGCTGATCAAAAGTGGTATCCGCCTGCCGTTGACGCCTTTATCGACCAGCAACCATCAAGTTGTCAAACAGGCGTTACGAGATGCAGGTATTGAACTTTAACGGGTAACAGGCATCATCCATCAACGTAACATGTAATTCAGCAGCGTTCTGTAAAATGTCTGACGATAAGGCTGTAGATATTGCCTGCATACACAGGGGAAGCGAGTATCACCGCAAGCAGCCTTGATCAGATGTTTTGCCAATGATTTCGCAGAAATTCAAGGAAATGGCATGAAGACAACACAGCTGGCCGCCAGCCTCACTGCGGCTTGCCTCATTGCAGCCTGCAGCACACCGATCGAGACCAAGAAGATCGATTACCGCAACCCAAACAACGAGAATAACGCTACTCGATCATTGGAAGTACCGCCGGATTTGACCTCCGTGCAATCAGACAATACCTATTCGATTCCACAGGCCGCCAGTTCGACCAGTGGTAGTACCCCAGCCAATACGGTAGCAAATTCGAACGCTACTGCTGTATTGCCGGATTCGAATGACGCACGTATCGAACGTCAGGGAAATCAACGATGGCTGGTAATCAACCGCCCAGCAGATCAAGTCTGGAAGGAGGTTCAGGAATTCTGGAAAAACCAGGGCTTTACTGTTGCAGCAGAAAACCCCGCAACCGGTATTCTGGAAACAGACTGGCAGGAAAATCGCGCCAAATTGCCGCAAGACATTATCCGCCGAACAATCGGCAAGGTACTGGATGGCCTGTATTCCACCGGTGAGCGTGACAAGTTTCGCACACGACTGGAAAAGGGCGCCCAAGCAGGTACAACAGAGGTGTACATTACCCATCGCGGCATGATCGAAGTTTTTGAAAATGCAGCCAAGGATCGCACCATCTGGCAACCCCGAGCAGCCGATCCCGAACTCGAAACTGAAATGCTGACATTGCTACAGCAACGCTTTACAAGCGTACCTACGGGCACAGACAAGGCAGTATCGGCAACAACTAAGGCAATAGTGCCAACGACAACGGAGGCCACGACGAAGCCTGCCAATGCAATGCTGGTAGCAGACAATCTGATTGTCTTGGACAGCTTTGATCGTGCATGGCGGCGGATTGGCCTAGGACTGGATCGTAGTGGTTTTACCGTAATCGACCGTGATCGACTGCACGGCATTTATTACATCCGATATGCAGACCCAGATGCCAAACGCAAAAGCAGTGGGTGGACATCAATCTTTTCAAGCGACAAGGGAACACAAGCGGAAGACTATCGCCTTGAAGTCACCGAAGCTGGTAGCAAATCGGCTATTCGCGTGCTAGATAAAAATGGCAAGGAAGACCGCTCCGAAACGGCACGGCGCATTCTGCAGCTATTGGTTGAGCAACTCAAATAATGATTCGCTTTGCCTCGCTGGGCAGCGGTAGCGAAGGCAATGCCCTGATCATCGAACGCAATCGAACCCGCCTTCTACTGGATTGTGGGTTCGGTTTGCGTGATATAACCACTAGACTCGCCCGCTCAGGCTTGTCCCCAGCTGATATCTCCGCCATCGTCATCACACACGAACATTCAGATCACATGAACGGTATCGCACCGTTGGCCAGGCGATTCCAGATCCCCGTTTATGCAAGCTTTGGCACATTCAGCGCTGCCGCAAAGATGGCACAAGCTCTCCCGTCACTCCGACCGTATGACAGTCATGACACCTTTGAGATCGGTGATTTACAAATCATGCCCTTCCCTGTCCCGCATGATGCACGGGAGCCCACTCAACATGTTTTCAGCGATGGCCAATATCGCCTCGGCGTACTGACTGATGTCGGCCATATCACACCACTGATCGAAACCACACTTTCTGGATGTCACGCCCTGGTTCTGGAATGCAACCATGATCTATCCATGCTATCAAATGGTCCTTATCCTTACCCTCTCAAACAGCGGGTAGCCGGAAAATTTGGGCATCTGAGCAATGAACAAGCTGCAACGCTCCTGCAGACGATTGATACACGCCCACTGCAACATATTCTGGCAGCACACTTGAGCAAAACGAACAATCATTCCATGCTTGCAGCAACAGCGCTGGCCTCTGCTCTGGATTGCTCTACAGACTGGATAGGAATCGCCACTCAAGACACAGGGTTCGACTGGCGGCAGATTGGATAAACGGCGCTCACGTCAGTAATTTTGGCGCCATTGATGTGTCATGACAGGGATGGAATCAGACCGTGACCGTTCAAGGTAGCAAAAAACTAAAAGGGACACATCGCACCCAAAATCAACTGAGGCATCGGCTCGTACTTCCCCACACAACCAAAACAAAAGCCGACCATTACTGATCGGCTTTTCTTGCTCGGCAAGAGAAGTAAGATTACTTCTTCTCTTCAGCAGGAGCAGCGGGTGCAGCAGCAGCGTCAGCAGCAGGTGCGGCCGGTGCAGCAGCAGCATCAGCCGGAGCGGCCGGTGCAGCAGCAGCATCAGCAGCAGGTGCGGCCGGTGCAGCAGCGTCAGCAGCAGGTGCGGGTGCAGCAGCAGGTGCTTCAGCAGCAGGCGCGGTAGCAGCAGCGTCAGCAGCAGGAGCTTCTTCTTTTTTACCGCAGGCGGTCAGAGCAACAGCCAGCAGAGCAGCAGCGAGGAGCGAGTGTTTCATTTATTTTTACCCTTAACAAAGTTAAGCAAGTCAAACAATTAAAACCTGCCGTACTTTTAACCGGCGGTCTTAGTTTTAGTCGTATTCGATCATGGGCCGACCGACTGCGTGATTCTAGCAGGTTTTTTCAAAATATCCAGCGATATTGCATAGGAATGTGCTATTGCAATATACAAGAAAACCCAATAGGAACGTGGCTTAACCAACTATGAACCGAGCTGCAGATATCCACATTGGTACCAGTCATAAAGTAGCTCGCACAAACTGTCGGAAAACGATGTCACATTCAGTTTCCGTTCATTTGCAAGCTGCTTCAGCATTCCTTCATCTTCGGACTCGAAACAAACATTTTCCCCATTCAGGAATAAAGAATTTCCGCAATACAACATCTGCGACTTCAGATCCAGCACAACCCCGTGTGTACCCAGCACAGCCACGAACTCGTCATAATCAACAGGATCATCTGGCACATCAAAAATAACATGTGACTTCGGCTCGGACAAATAGCCCCCCAGAAAACCACTTACCGTATCCCGATTCCATTGAATTTGCCGCAACATTGTCATCATACGATCAATCATTACCGAGCTGATTCGAGCCGGATCATGCTGGCAGATCAAATCCGGATCACCATACATTCCATCCAAGACCAATTGATCTTGAAGATAAGTCAAAAACTGCATCGATAACTCTTGTGCACTAGGTGCTCGAAAACCAATCGAATATGTCATTCCAGGCTCAAGTGCTACCCCGTTATGGGCGTATTGAGGTGGTAGGTAAAGCATATCCCCCGGCTCCAATAGCCATTCTTGCTCTGGCTCAAAGTGCTTAAGAATGCGTAATGGCGCATCTTCAATAAAAGATTGGTCCGATTGCGCACTAATCTGCCACTGCTTACGTCCACCAGCCTGCAAGAGAAATACATCATAGGAATCAAAATGTGGCCCCACCCCCCCGCCTGCAGTCGCATAGCTCACCATAAGATCATCCAATCTGGCGTAAGGGATAAAATTGAAGCGATAGAACAACTCAGCAGCATCTGGCAAAAAGTGGTTGAGATTACTCACTAACAAGCTCCAGTTCCCTTGCTGCCAATATTTGAGCTGACGCTTGTCAAATGGTCCATGCCCCAATTGCCACATACCTTTATCGTGACGGACGATGCGTGATACAGCATCCTCCCGACACGCGAGTTCATCCAGCCCCGCCGGATCAATCATTCCAGCAAACGCCGGTACAGCCTGCCTAACAAGAAGAGGCTTCTTTTGCCAATATTCGGCAAGAAATTGCTCGGCACTCAAGCCACCCAACAGTTGCATCAATACTGACTCCATCATTAATAATTGACTGTAATTCTATCATTGGGCGGTTTGTCATTTTGAACTCAACCTTACTCGGGCGGACATTGCCGCCTATCGAAATAACCTGCTATCCTGCTGATACCACACATGAATCCACATAATTTCCGCTCCTGCAACTTGCCCGCCTGTCTCGAAAGGCGGCATACAAGGTAACGTTGTGGTTTACAATGGCACAAACTTCGCCCCGCTGCCTTCTGGTATCGGTTCGCGTAGCCCTATTTTTTCTGCAAGGAATCCCTTCATGCAAATTACCAAAGATACTGTCGTTTCATTGCATTACGAAATGTACGACAGTGAGAACCAGCTTGTTGACAAGACCGAAGAACCGATCAGCTATCTGCATGGCGGGTATGACAACATTATTCCCAAGCTTGAAGAAGCGCTGCATGGAAAGTCAGTTGGCGACAAACTGGATGTCCCTATGGAGCCGGATGACGCTTTTGGCGAATATGATCCCACACTGGTTCGCATGGAGTCTGCCGATGCATTCCCAGAAGAAGTGCAAGTTGGCATGATGTTTGAATCAGATGACGCAGAAACCGGCGAAACCATTCTGTTCCGCGTGACGGATATTGCTGATGGCAAGGTGGTGGTAGATGGTAACCACCCACTGGCTGGCAAACGTGTTCTATTCAAATGTACAGTGACAGAAGTACGCACCGCTTCCAAGGAAGAAATCTCTCACGGCCATGCACATGGCCCACATGGTCATCATCACTGATACCGGATTTTCTTGCCCCAAAGGCCAGCATTGCTGGCCTTTTTCATTGGGATGACATTACTGTCTACATCAATGATCTACGTTGGTGCGGCAGAGAAAAATACAATGGGCCCACCGCTGGTCAAACCAAGGTTGAAAGATGGCGGCACAGCCACGAGCATTGCTGTCGTTTCAGGATCTGAACGATGCTCATAACGCTGTTGTACTGCAACCTCTTCGGTGCGAATGATTTCGTGAAGCACCTCAATCTCCTTTAAACCTTTAAGCAGCTTTGGATTCGAAGCAAATAACAGCGCAATCGTGTCACACTGGGGATGCATGCCCACCACCTCAACCCGCCCATCTTCGGCAGTGCGCAAATTGACCGCTGGTGGAATACCGACATCCGCTTCGGCCAGTTGCTCAGCAGCATATGCACCATATGTCTGCAAGGCCATTGCCGCCTTTTGCCGAACATCATGTAAACATAAGTGCCCTCGCTTGATATCGCCCAATAATCTAATCACGCCCTCAATGGCCGCAGCTTCGGTCAATGTAGCGCTATTGTCGCAACCCATCTTTACCCCCGAGCTTATTCAAATGTCATTCAAAGTACAACCAAGCTTGAAGCATAGATCATGAATTGAGCAATTGCTTGAGCTGATACAACACCTCAAGTGCTTGCCGAGGCGTCATTTCGTCAGGGTTGACGGCAGCCAACGCATCCACAACTGGTGGCATTTCAACTGGCTCTTCAAGTGGCTGAGCAACTGCAAACAAATCCCCCTGAAATGCACTACCCGTGCCCATTTGCTCCAATTCAATCAGATGCCGTTTTGCTGAGCGAATCACAGGTGCCGGCACACCTGCCAATTGCGCAACCTGAATACCATATGATTGACTAGCCGGCCCATCTTGAACCGCATGCAAAAACACGATGCGATCCTTATGCTCTACCGCATCCAGATGGACATTCGCCGCTATCGGAAATTCCTGGCTCAGGCGGGTAAGTTCAAAATAATGTGTCGCAAACAGCGTATAGCTACGATTCTTCTCCAGTAAATGGCGGGCAATAGCGTATGCCAGCGCCAAGCCATCAAAAGTAGAAGTTCCTCTCCCGACTTCATCCATCAATACCAGACTGTGTTCGGTAGCATGGTGAAGAATGTTTGCAGTCTCAGTCATTTCCACCATGAAAGTAGAGCGACCGCCCGCCAGATCATCGGATGCTCCAATCCGGGTAAAAATTCGATCAACCGGACCAATCAACGCTCTTGTCGCAGGAATCAGACTACCCACGTGGGCCAACAATACAATCAGCGCATTCTGTCGCATATAAGTTGATTTACCACCCATGTTCGGGCCGGTAATCAACAACAGCTTGCGTGTAGTCGACAAACATGTGTCATTGGCAATGAAGCTGTCGATCTGACTCTCTACAACTGGATGGCGACCTTGATCAATCTCCAGCACATTTTCGTTAGTAAACTCTGGCGCCACCCAATTCAACATCCCAGCCCGCTCAGCAAAGCAAGCCAATACATCCAGCTGCGCAACCGCTGCGGCCAATCGCTGCAGAGGTGCCAAATGTGTTTGCAAATGGTCCAGCAAAGCTTCGTACAGGTTCTTTTCCAGCGCCAAGGCACGGTCCTGTGCGGACAAAGCCTTATCTTCAAAGGTCTTTAACTCAGGCGTGATAAAACGTTCGGCATTCTTCAATGTTTGTCGACGACGATAGTCATCTGGCACGTTATCAGCTTGTGCTCGGCTAACTTCAATATAAAAACCGTGAACACGATTGAATTCAACCTTGAGCGTACTGATACCGGTTCTCTCACGCTCCCTTGCCTCAAGGGCCAGCAGGAATTCACCACAGTTGGCCTGAATTGCACGCAATTCGTCCAAATCGGCCGAGTAACCATCCGCAATCACACCGCCCTCACGCAACACAACGGCAGGT
This window encodes:
- a CDS encoding MltA domain-containing protein; its protein translation is MAGWPGDFLAPSFEAFMQSCRAISKRAGWAEVCEAAKLVDRRDGPAMRRFYESRFVPMRVANADGGTEGLITGYYEPLLNGSEVKAGKYQFPLYGVPDDLMVIDLSEVYPELKGMRLRGRIEGRKVVPYYSREQIENGRARLHGKEIAWVDDAVEAFFLQIQGSGRIKLPSGKMMRVNYADQNGFPYRAIGRTLIDHGELQPGQASMQAIQAWAQQNPDKLDEILNSNPSYVFFRVTPNKEGGPQGALGVPLTDTASIAVDPKFIPLGVPVFLSTTWPNTDRPLNRLMQAQDTGGAIRGAVRADFFWGFGKEAGQQAGKMKQRGRMWVLLPIEIASGKGLM
- the fabG gene encoding 3-oxoacyl-ACP reductase FabG, whose translation is MRLNGKISIITGAANGIGKATALKFAAEGATVIVCDLNLDAVAGVVEEIRAAGGKAEGHVVNVTDRQQIADMVAAVKEKHGRVDTLVNNAGIVADARLQKMTDEQFDRVIDINLKGVYNCARAVVDILVEQGNGVILNASSVVGLYGNFGQTNYAAAKFGVIGFTKTWAKELGPKGVRVNAVCPGFIATSILSSMPEKVIAAMEERVALRRLGKPEEIANVYAFLASDEASYINGAAIEVSGSISM
- the bamC gene encoding outer membrane protein assembly factor BamC; this encodes MKTTQLAASLTAACLIAACSTPIETKKIDYRNPNNENNATRSLEVPPDLTSVQSDNTYSIPQAASSTSGSTPANTVANSNATAVLPDSNDARIERQGNQRWLVINRPADQVWKEVQEFWKNQGFTVAAENPATGILETDWQENRAKLPQDIIRRTIGKVLDGLYSTGERDKFRTRLEKGAQAGTTEVYITHRGMIEVFENAAKDRTIWQPRAADPELETEMLTLLQQRFTSVPTGTDKAVSATTKAIVPTTTEATTKPANAMLVADNLIVLDSFDRAWRRIGLGLDRSGFTVIDRDRLHGIYYIRYADPDAKRKSSGWTSIFSSDKGTQAEDYRLEVTEAGSKSAIRVLDKNGKEDRSETARRILQLLVEQLK
- a CDS encoding cupin domain-containing protein; the encoded protein is MQLLGGLSAEQFLAEYWQKKPLLVRQAVPAFAGMIDPAGLDELACREDAVSRIVRHDKGMWQLGHGPFDKRQLKYWQQGNWSLLVSNLNHFLPDAAELFYRFNFIPYARLDDLMVSYATAGGGVGPHFDSYDVFLLQAGGRKQWQISAQSDQSFIEDAPLRILKHFEPEQEWLLEPGDMLYLPPQYAHNGVALEPGMTYSIGFRAPSAQELSMQFLTYLQDQLVLDGMYGDPDLICQHDPARISSVMIDRMMTMLRQIQWNRDTVSGFLGGYLSEPKSHVIFDVPDDPVDYDEFVAVLGTHGVVLDLKSQMLYCGNSLFLNGENVCFESEDEGMLKQLANERKLNVTSFSDSLCELLYDWYQCGYLQLGS
- a CDS encoding MBL fold metallo-hydrolase, coding for MIRFASLGSGSEGNALIIERNRTRLLLDCGFGLRDITTRLARSGLSPADISAIVITHEHSDHMNGIAPLARRFQIPVYASFGTFSAAAKMAQALPSLRPYDSHDTFEIGDLQIMPFPVPHDAREPTQHVFSDGQYRLGVLTDVGHITPLIETTLSGCHALVLECNHDLSMLSNGPYPYPLKQRVAGKFGHLSNEQAATLLQTIDTRPLQHILAAHLSKTNNHSMLAATALASALDCSTDWIGIATQDTGFDWRQIG
- the mutS gene encoding DNA mismatch repair protein MutS codes for the protein MAVEHIEVDQKAGKVIADVQHTPMMQQYLRIKADHPDKLVFYRMGDFYELFYGDAELAAKLLDITLTARGASAGVPIKMAGVPYHAMEQYLAKLVKLGQSVAICEQIGDPSTSKGPVERKVVRIVTPGTLTDTALLDEKRDNVLLALHASKGTIGMAWLSLSSGLFRLKESPAEQLVSELERIRPAEILMPDGLQLPIIAQAGLTSKALAAWCFDIDTAQRLLKQHFGTHDLSGFGCDGLMSAIGAAGALLDYAKQTQGSALPHLTSMTVERGNEYLVLDAATRRNLELTETICNEPAPTLLSVLDTCASAMGSRLLRHWLHHPLRQHETVLARQEAVVELLEKDASSSIHDILNRMADIERITARIALRTARPRDLSGLRDALLRLPELTPLLAGMSTSALTSLQTGLVVPTHCQDLLVTSLKAEPAVVLREGGVIADGYSADLDELRAIQANCGEFLLALEARERERTGISTLKVEFNRVHGFYIEVSRAQADNVPDDYRRRQTLKNAERFITPELKTFEDKALSAQDRALALEKNLYEALLDHLQTHLAPLQRLAAAVAQLDVLACFAERAGMLNWVAPEFTNENVLEIDQGRHPVVESQIDSFIANDTCLSTTRKLLLITGPNMGGKSTYMRQNALIVLLAHVGSLIPATRALIGPVDRIFTRIGASDDLAGGRSTFMVEMTETANILHHATEHSLVLMDEVGRGTSTFDGLALAYAIARHLLEKNRSYTLFATHYFELTRLSQEFPIAANVHLDAVEHKDRIVFLHAVQDGPASQSYGIQVAQLAGVPAPVIRSAKRHLIELEQMGTGSAFQGDLFAVAQPLEEPVEMPPVVDALAAVNPDEMTPRQALEVLYQLKQLLNS
- the dapA gene encoding 4-hydroxy-tetrahydrodipicolinate synthase, giving the protein MLKGSLVAIVTPMLEDGSLDFDGLRRLIDFHVEQGSDGLVVVGTTGESPTVSVEEHVELIRVTVEHTAGRLPVIAGTGANSTREAIELASEAKRVGANMSLSVVPYYNRPTQEGLYLHFKTIAEAVDIPVILYNVPGRTVADMNNDTTLRLAQIPNIVGIKDATGNLERCTDLVKRAPTNFALYTGDDGTALAFMLLGGHGVITVTGNVAPKLMHELCEKALAGDIAGARTINDRLQGLHKHLFVEANPIPVKWAAQQMGLIKSGIRLPLTPLSTSNHQVVKQALRDAGIEL
- a CDS encoding ABC-F family ATPase gives rise to the protein MITTSNITMQFGAKPLFENVSIKFGDGNRYGLIGANGCGKSTFMKIMGGDLESTAGNVSLDPGVRLGKLKQDQFAYEDQRVIDVVLQGHDELWSTMQEKDAIYANPDATEEDYMRAAELEVKFGEMGGYDAEARAGSLLLGAGIPVEQHFGPMSEVAPGWKLRVLLAQALFSNPDVLLLDEPTNNLDINTIRWLEHVLNERESTIVIISHDRHFLNEVCTHIADLDYNTIRVYPGNYDDYMEASMQARDRQVSANARAKERIAELNAFAARFAANKSKARQATSRLKLADKIKSEMVEVKPSSRQNPFIRFELEDKQKLHRQAFEMDSVSNGFDTVLFNNLNLILEAGQKLAVIGGNGVGKTTFVRTLVGELAPKHGMVKWAEKAQIGYFAQDHAADFDTDLNVFDWMKQWGQSGDDDQVIRGILGRLLFSGDDVKKCVRVLSGGEKGRMLYGKLMLERTNVLVMDEPTNHMDMESIESLNLALDMYKGTLIFVSHDRQFVSSLATQVLELKGDGNFVHYTGGYEEYLSSQGIE
- a CDS encoding peptidylprolyl isomerase, which gives rise to MQITKDTVVSLHYEMYDSENQLVDKTEEPISYLHGGYDNIIPKLEEALHGKSVGDKLDVPMEPDDAFGEYDPTLVRMESADAFPEEVQVGMMFESDDAETGETILFRVTDIADGKVVVDGNHPLAGKRVLFKCTVTEVRTASKEEISHGHAHGPHGHHH